A single genomic interval of Adhaeribacter pallidiroseus harbors:
- the ychF gene encoding redox-regulated ATPase YchF, with product MGLRCGIVGLPNVGKSTLFNAISSAKAESANYPFCTIEPNVGVVTVPDERLQILEDLVHPERVLPTIIEFVDIAGLVKGASKGEGLGNKFLANIREVDAIIHVVRCFDDPNIVHVAGGVDPVFDKDVIDTELQLKDLESIDKKISKVERTAKAGDAKAKKELASLQAFKAHLESGKNARSFAASEEDLEAVEDLQLLTLKPVVYVANVDEASINTGNKYIEALKEHVKDENAQVVIISAAIEAQIAELTDPEEKEMFLAEYGLTESGLNQLIRASYSLLNLITYFTAGVKEVRAWTIQKGWKAPQAAGVIHSDFEKGFIRAEVIKLPDYQEYKTENKIKEAGRMAVEGKEYVVQDGDIMHFRFNV from the coding sequence ATGGGATTACGTTGCGGAATTGTAGGCTTGCCCAATGTTGGAAAATCTACTTTGTTTAATGCCATTTCCAGTGCAAAGGCCGAGTCGGCTAATTATCCTTTTTGCACCATTGAACCGAACGTGGGCGTAGTAACCGTGCCAGACGAGCGTTTACAAATTTTGGAAGACCTGGTGCATCCCGAACGAGTATTACCTACTATTATTGAATTTGTGGATATTGCCGGGTTAGTAAAAGGTGCTAGCAAAGGCGAAGGATTAGGGAACAAATTTTTAGCGAATATCCGGGAAGTAGATGCGATTATTCACGTGGTGCGTTGCTTCGACGACCCCAACATTGTACACGTGGCGGGCGGGGTAGATCCGGTTTTTGACAAAGACGTAATTGATACGGAACTGCAATTAAAAGATCTGGAATCAATTGATAAAAAAATAAGCAAAGTGGAACGGACCGCTAAAGCCGGTGATGCCAAAGCGAAGAAAGAACTGGCCTCGCTGCAAGCTTTTAAAGCGCACCTGGAAAGTGGTAAAAACGCCCGCTCCTTTGCCGCCTCCGAAGAAGATTTAGAAGCCGTAGAAGACTTACAGTTGCTCACTTTAAAGCCGGTTGTATACGTGGCCAACGTTGATGAAGCCTCTATTAACACCGGAAATAAATACATTGAGGCCTTAAAAGAACACGTAAAAGACGAAAATGCCCAAGTAGTGATTATTTCTGCCGCCATAGAGGCGCAGATTGCGGAATTAACCGATCCGGAAGAAAAAGAAATGTTTTTGGCAGAGTACGGCTTAACCGAATCTGGTTTAAATCAATTAATCCGGGCTTCTTACAGCTTGTTAAACTTGATAACTTACTTTACTGCGGGCGTAAAAGAAGTTCGGGCCTGGACTATTCAGAAAGGGTGGAAAGCGCCCCAGGCCGCCGGCGTGATTCACTCTGACTTCGAAAAAGGGTTTATCCGGGCTGAGGTAATAAAACTACCCGACTACCAGGAGTATAAAACCGAAAACAAAATTAAAGAAGCCGGCCGAATGGCGGTAGAAGGAAAAGAGTACGTGGTGCAAGATGGCGATATCATGCACTTCCGGTTTAACGTCTAA
- a CDS encoding DUF3276 family protein, protein MEENNEKAEIYSQRIRAGKRTYFFDVKSTRSNDYYLTITESKRKFKDDTYSYEKHKIFLYKEDFAKFVEALQSTIDHVKTELLTEDILAELEKQATEPATLDDELKWE, encoded by the coding sequence GTGGAAGAGAACAACGAAAAAGCTGAAATTTATTCGCAACGAATAAGAGCAGGGAAAAGGACGTATTTCTTTGATGTGAAATCTACTCGCTCCAACGATTATTATCTCACTATCACGGAAAGTAAACGTAAATTTAAGGATGACACGTATTCGTACGAAAAGCACAAAATTTTTCTTTACAAAGAAGATTTTGCCAAATTTGTGGAGGCCTTGCAAAGTACAATCGACCACGTAAAAACAGAACTCCTCACCGAGGATATCCTGGCAGAATTGGAAAAGCAAGCCACGGAACCTGCTACGCTCGACGACGAGCTGAAGTGGGAATAG
- a CDS encoding DUF58 domain-containing protein, which translates to MKNTSSIDLAAVRQFENLEFLAKQLVAGFITGLHQSPYHGFSVEFSEHRLYNSGESTRHMDWKVFARTDKLFVKRYEEETNLRCHLLLDVSPSMYYPVDTYGKVTFSALSAAAIAIMLQKQRDAVGLVTFSDKIVLQTPVKSTSTHLHTLLLNLQQVLSQPTATKTTETATVIHQIAQQIPKRSLVVIFSDVLGRDNDTTAIFAALQHLKHQNHEVLLFHVMDKRTEEQFDFAERPYIFVDVETGEEIKLQPSQVKVQYQAAVSQFKHDLALKCGQYKIDFIPVDISEPFDKVLQAYLIKRAKVR; encoded by the coding sequence ATGAAGAATACGTCCTCCATTGACTTGGCCGCAGTGCGGCAGTTTGAGAATCTAGAATTTTTAGCGAAACAATTAGTAGCCGGCTTTATAACCGGATTGCACCAATCGCCTTACCATGGTTTTTCGGTGGAGTTTTCGGAACATCGGCTGTACAACAGCGGCGAAAGTACCCGCCACATGGATTGGAAAGTTTTTGCCCGCACCGATAAATTGTTTGTGAAACGCTACGAAGAAGAAACTAACCTGCGCTGCCATCTTTTACTAGATGTATCGCCTTCCATGTATTACCCGGTAGATACGTACGGGAAAGTAACTTTTAGTGCTTTAAGCGCCGCCGCTATAGCGATAATGTTGCAAAAGCAGCGCGATGCAGTAGGGTTGGTTACTTTTTCCGATAAAATTGTTTTGCAAACACCGGTTAAATCCACGAGTACGCATTTGCATACTTTGCTGCTGAACTTGCAACAAGTATTAAGCCAACCAACTGCTACCAAAACCACCGAAACGGCCACCGTTATTCACCAGATTGCGCAGCAAATTCCAAAACGATCTTTGGTAGTAATTTTTAGTGACGTGCTGGGCCGCGACAATGATACAACAGCCATTTTTGCTGCTTTGCAACATTTAAAGCACCAAAACCACGAAGTATTATTATTTCACGTAATGGATAAACGCACCGAAGAGCAGTTTGACTTTGCCGAAAGACCTTACATATTTGTAGATGTAGAAACCGGCGAAGAAATTAAATTACAACCGTCGCAAGTTAAGGTTCAATACCAGGCCGCCGTTAGTCAGTTTAAGCACGACTTAGCTTTAAAATGCGGTCAGTATAAAATTGACTTTATTCCGGTAGATATTTCGGAACCATTCGATAAAGTGCTCCAAGCGTACTTGATTAAACGGGCGAAAGTGAGGTAA
- a CDS encoding DNA-3-methyladenine glycosylase family protein produces MTQTPPWRMVLSQDPVMAAIINRCPEILPVPRTDIYLSLISSIISQQLSTKVAAVIKNRFLNLFPERYPEPERLQNLPDETLRSVGLSYQKLNYIRNVAAFKETGQLEHASITSLEDEPLITHLTQIKGVGRWTVEMILMFALDRPDVLPVLDLGIQNAIKKAYNLDLTGKPLQAKMREIAENWRPYRTIACKYLWKSLEG; encoded by the coding sequence ATGACACAAACTCCGCCATGGCGAATGGTTTTAAGTCAGGATCCTGTAATGGCTGCTATTATAAATAGGTGCCCGGAAATTCTGCCGGTACCCCGCACCGATATTTACCTGAGTTTGATAAGCTCCATAATTAGTCAGCAGCTTTCTACGAAAGTAGCCGCAGTAATAAAAAATCGATTCTTAAACTTGTTCCCCGAACGATACCCAGAGCCGGAACGCTTGCAAAATTTGCCGGACGAAACCTTGCGTAGCGTGGGTTTATCGTACCAAAAATTAAATTATATTAGAAATGTAGCAGCATTTAAGGAAACCGGACAACTGGAGCATGCCTCTATTACTAGTTTGGAAGATGAACCTTTAATTACCCACTTAACCCAAATCAAAGGCGTTGGTCGTTGGACGGTAGAAATGATTTTAATGTTTGCCCTGGATCGCCCGGATGTTTTACCAGTGTTAGATTTAGGAATTCAAAATGCCATCAAAAAAGCCTATAACCTCGATTTAACGGGTAAGCCTCTGCAAGCAAAAATGCGCGAAATTGCTGAAAATTGGCGGCCTTATCGGACCATCGCCTGCAAATACCTGTGGAAGTCGCTGGAGGGTTGA
- a CDS encoding threonine aldolase family protein: MILTDLRSDTVTRPTPEMLQAMFAAPVGDDVFGEDPTVNALEEKTASMFGLEAGLFCPSGTMTNQIAIKAHTEPLSEVICDYTAHIYQYEGGGIAANSGASVYLLHGERGKITPELIRGGIRPNNIHYPLSKLVALENTSNKGGGSYYTLPEITAITETCRQHNLALHLDGARVFNALVAANESALPYGACFDSISVCLSKGLGTPVGSVLLGSKPFIQKARRIRKVFGGGMRQAGYLAAAGIYALDNHINRLADDHAKARILAETLQSCSFVQEMQPVDTNIVIFRLVDAVTEEQFLRELATQNILALDFGPQTIRLVTHLDFTEAMLEHTVKVLKNLNF; the protein is encoded by the coding sequence ATGATTTTAACTGATTTACGCAGCGATACTGTTACCCGCCCCACTCCCGAAATGCTACAGGCCATGTTTGCCGCTCCCGTAGGAGATGATGTTTTTGGCGAAGATCCCACCGTTAATGCCTTAGAAGAAAAAACGGCTAGCATGTTCGGGTTAGAAGCCGGCCTCTTTTGCCCTTCCGGCACCATGACCAACCAAATTGCTATTAAAGCGCATACCGAACCGCTATCCGAAGTAATTTGCGATTATACTGCGCACATTTATCAGTACGAGGGCGGGGGGATTGCGGCCAATTCCGGCGCTTCGGTTTATTTGTTGCACGGCGAACGCGGCAAAATTACCCCGGAGTTAATTCGTGGGGGAATCCGTCCCAATAATATTCATTATCCCTTATCAAAATTAGTAGCTTTAGAAAACACTTCTAACAAAGGCGGTGGTTCGTATTACACTTTGCCCGAGATAACGGCTATTACAGAAACTTGCCGGCAACATAATTTAGCTTTGCATTTAGACGGTGCCCGGGTGTTCAATGCCTTGGTAGCAGCGAATGAATCTGCGTTGCCGTACGGCGCGTGCTTCGATAGTATCTCGGTTTGTTTATCCAAGGGCCTGGGCACGCCGGTAGGTTCCGTTTTATTGGGCAGTAAGCCTTTTATTCAGAAAGCACGGCGCATCCGGAAAGTTTTTGGCGGGGGCATGCGGCAAGCCGGCTATTTGGCCGCTGCCGGCATTTATGCGCTGGATAACCACATTAACCGCTTAGCCGACGATCATGCGAAAGCTCGCATCCTAGCCGAAACCCTGCAAAGCTGTAGCTTTGTGCAGGAAATGCAACCAGTTGATACTAATATTGTTATCTTCCGGCTGGTTGATGCTGTTACTGAAGAACAATTTCTCCGCGAGTTAGCGACCCAAAACATTCTGGCTTTAGATTTTGGTCCGCAAACCATCCGGTTGGTTACGCATTTAGATTTCACGGAAGCTATGTTGGAACACACTGTGAAGGTACTAAAGAACTTAAATTTTTAA
- a CDS encoding metallophosphoesterase family protein produces MQPATIKIGLISDTHGYLDDQIIQHLSTCDEIWHAGDFGTLQVSDSLAAVKPLRGVYGNIDDAAIRTIHPKNQRFVCAGLDVYITHIGGYPGKYQPDVRKAIQLNPPQLFICGHSHILKIMPDKSNGLLHINPGAAGRHGFHKVRTLVTFIIAEGRITELKVIELGKRA; encoded by the coding sequence TTGCAACCTGCAACTATCAAAATAGGGCTAATCTCGGATACGCACGGCTATTTAGATGACCAAATTATCCAGCATTTAAGCACTTGTGATGAAATTTGGCACGCGGGTGATTTTGGCACTTTGCAGGTGTCGGACTCTTTAGCAGCGGTAAAACCATTGCGGGGAGTTTATGGCAATATTGATGATGCTGCCATCCGGACTATCCATCCTAAAAATCAACGATTTGTATGTGCGGGCTTAGACGTTTATATAACGCACATTGGCGGGTATCCGGGTAAATATCAACCGGATGTGCGGAAAGCAATTCAACTAAATCCACCGCAACTATTTATCTGCGGCCATTCGCATATTTTAAAAATTATGCCGGATAAAAGCAATGGTTTATTGCATATTAACCCAGGAGCTGCCGGCCGGCATGGCTTTCATAAAGTGCGAACGTTAGTTACTTTTATAATAGCTGAAGGCCGAATTACGGAATTAAAAGTAATAGAATTAGGCAAGCGCGCTTAA
- the pyrE gene encoding orotate phosphoribosyltransferase, with translation MQKAETALKVASFLLETEAVKLRPDNPFTWSSGWNSPIYCDNRVTLSYPLIRTFIKKRLAELITEHFTNAEVIAGVATAGIAQGALVADVLELPYIYVRPEPKSHGMGNQIEGKLKEGQRVVMIEDLISTGGSSLKAAKAVQEAGGEVIGMAAIFTYGFEQAAKNFALANIPLFTLSNYQNLLGIALEQGYISASALQTLSDWRKTPETWGKVIS, from the coding sequence ATGCAAAAAGCTGAAACTGCCCTAAAAGTAGCTTCGTTCCTGCTCGAAACGGAAGCGGTTAAACTTCGTCCGGATAACCCGTTTACCTGGAGTTCTGGCTGGAACTCGCCTATTTACTGCGATAATCGGGTTACACTCTCTTATCCGCTCATTCGTACTTTCATTAAGAAACGCTTAGCCGAATTAATCACCGAACATTTTACCAACGCGGAAGTTATTGCCGGGGTTGCAACGGCGGGTATTGCGCAGGGAGCTTTAGTAGCCGATGTGTTAGAACTGCCTTATATTTACGTGCGGCCCGAACCCAAAAGCCATGGCATGGGCAACCAGATAGAAGGAAAGTTAAAAGAAGGGCAACGTGTGGTAATGATCGAAGATTTAATTTCGACGGGCGGCAGTTCGTTAAAAGCGGCCAAAGCGGTGCAGGAAGCGGGCGGTGAAGTAATCGGCATGGCCGCTATTTTTACTTATGGTTTTGAACAAGCCGCTAAAAACTTTGCGCTGGCCAACATTCCGTTATTTACATTAAGCAATTATCAGAATTTACTCGGCATTGCCTTAGAACAAGGTTATATTTCGGCCTCCGCGCTCCAAACCCTCTCGGATTGGCGCAAAACGCCCGAAACCTGGGGGAAAGTCATTAGTTAA
- a CDS encoding NUDIX hydrolase produces MNVFINDIPLIIKRTSEKVFKHHYDLILEEGASFNSKDLVGDVLIRNVSDATIDRMVRLMEVKKLKKLHSLTLVTDKKNRLIRHLKDQFKIVKAAGGLVVKEGKILMIHRLGMWDLPKGKLKKTEDDREGAIREVEEECNIKVEAFEKLPKTWHSYAYKGNKILKKTSWFLMNCLDDSMMKPQAEEFIEEVKFMTPEEVETVLPEAYASIAFVIHYYLRAAKSGMV; encoded by the coding sequence ATGAACGTTTTTATTAATGATATCCCTCTGATTATCAAAAGAACCAGTGAGAAGGTATTTAAACACCATTATGACTTGATTTTGGAAGAAGGCGCCTCCTTTAATTCAAAAGATTTGGTGGGCGATGTGCTGATTCGGAACGTAAGCGATGCCACGATTGACCGCATGGTGCGCCTGATGGAAGTAAAAAAATTAAAAAAACTACACTCGCTTACTTTAGTAACCGATAAAAAAAACCGGCTGATCCGGCATTTAAAAGATCAGTTTAAAATTGTGAAAGCCGCTGGCGGTCTGGTAGTAAAGGAAGGCAAAATTTTAATGATTCACCGGCTGGGCATGTGGGATTTACCCAAAGGTAAATTAAAGAAAACCGAAGATGACAGGGAAGGAGCCATCCGGGAAGTGGAAGAAGAATGTAACATTAAAGTAGAGGCTTTTGAAAAATTGCCAAAAACCTGGCATTCTTACGCGTACAAAGGCAATAAAATTTTAAAAAAAACCAGTTGGTTCTTAATGAATTGCCTCGACGATTCGATGATGAAGCCGCAGGCCGAAGAATTTATCGAAGAAGTTAAATTTATGACTCCGGAAGAAGTAGAAACGGTTTTGCCCGAAGCCTATGCTTCTATTGCCTTTGTTATTCATTACTATTTGCGGGCGGCTAAATCCGGAATGGTATAA
- the coaD gene encoding pantetheine-phosphate adenylyltransferase: MKRIAIFPGSFDPFTNGHFDVVQRGAALFDELIIAIGNNSTKQRYMPVEKMLEIITALFQSDTRIKVQAYTGLTANFAQEVGARFLLRGLRNTTDFEYENTIAQANRHVNPGLETVFLITSPPLAAISSSIIREIHRYGGNVDAFIPFRI; encoded by the coding sequence ATGAAGCGCATTGCCATATTTCCGGGTTCTTTTGATCCGTTTACCAACGGGCATTTTGATGTCGTGCAGCGGGGAGCGGCTTTGTTTGATGAGTTAATAATTGCCATCGGGAATAACAGCACCAAACAACGGTACATGCCCGTGGAAAAAATGCTGGAAATTATTACGGCTTTGTTCCAGAGTGATACCCGGATTAAGGTACAAGCTTATACAGGTTTAACGGCTAATTTTGCGCAAGAAGTAGGAGCGCGTTTTTTGCTGCGGGGTTTACGCAATACCACTGATTTTGAGTACGAGAACACCATTGCCCAGGCTAACCGGCATGTTAATCCCGGTTTGGAAACGGTTTTTTTAATTACTTCGCCTCCTTTGGCGGCTATTAGTTCATCCATTATCCGGGAAATACACCGTTACGGAGGTAACGTAGATGCTTTTATACCATTCCGGATTTAG
- a CDS encoding DUF3822 family protein, with protein MATITKNYRLLTQLIDESFTVANADVYNLYLTLSKHSIRFGAEDTIRHKFVLLEDYAFTNIFNPLQLVQQLREIIMEHAFLSTVKWHRVRVGIKNQKFTFLPGTLFEAGAAADYLKLHTEIDEFHDRVFSYQHPGLDMVAIYATDQYLPTFLQTTFQPETVQIRHQTSALIETLLHLTERIPTKRLYAYVEQNYLTLIVIKNGTLEFCNMFYYASPEDFIYFLIFVMQEQELNPDQDVVTVWGDLLHDSDLFDILRKYVRHLQLGKKPTNLSYSYKFDEMFEHRYLEVFSLHFCE; from the coding sequence TTGGCGACAATTACCAAGAACTACCGGCTTCTGACGCAACTTATTGACGAGTCTTTTACCGTGGCTAACGCCGATGTGTATAATCTTTACCTTACTTTAAGTAAACACAGCATCCGGTTTGGTGCGGAAGACACCATCCGGCATAAATTTGTGCTGCTGGAAGATTATGCCTTTACCAACATTTTTAATCCTTTGCAGCTGGTACAACAGCTCCGCGAAATTATTATGGAACACGCGTTTCTGAGTACCGTGAAATGGCACCGGGTGCGGGTGGGTATTAAAAATCAAAAATTTACTTTTTTACCCGGTACGCTCTTTGAGGCTGGGGCGGCGGCTGATTATTTAAAATTACACACCGAAATTGACGAGTTTCACGACCGGGTATTTTCCTACCAGCATCCGGGTTTAGATATGGTAGCCATTTACGCCACCGATCAATATTTACCTACTTTTCTGCAAACTACCTTTCAACCAGAGACTGTTCAGATCAGGCACCAAACCAGTGCGCTTATCGAAACTTTGCTTCATTTAACGGAACGCATACCCACTAAAAGATTATACGCCTACGTAGAACAAAACTACCTGACCTTAATAGTTATTAAAAACGGCACTCTGGAGTTTTGCAATATGTTTTACTACGCCAGCCCCGAAGATTTTATTTATTTTTTAATTTTTGTGATGCAGGAACAAGAGTTAAATCCCGACCAGGATGTGGTAACCGTTTGGGGAGATTTACTTCACGACTCCGACTTGTTCGATATTTTGCGAAAATACGTGCGCCACCTGCAATTAGGCAAAAAACCAACCAACCTCTCGTACAGTTACAAGTTTGACGAAATGTTCGAGCATCGCTATCTAGAGGTATTTAGTTTACATTTTTGCGAGTAG
- a CDS encoding NUDIX domain-containing protein — protein sequence MHTSSAELHYSGKLRVRVCGVCQQANQLLLIRHKPFAQNKSGLWSMPGGGLHYGETLELGLEREFKEETGLQVKVGSFLFVHEFISLPLHALELFFAVTITGGELTTGFDPELEPHNQLIAEVAFKSLPDIQELPPDQLHQVLQGLHSLDDLYRKGFSSCIP from the coding sequence ATGCACACTAGTTCAGCAGAATTGCATTATTCGGGTAAGTTACGGGTTCGGGTGTGCGGCGTATGCCAACAGGCTAATCAACTATTACTCATCCGCCATAAGCCTTTTGCGCAAAACAAAAGCGGATTATGGTCGATGCCGGGCGGTGGCTTGCACTACGGCGAAACGCTAGAGCTGGGTTTAGAGCGGGAGTTTAAAGAAGAAACCGGTTTACAAGTAAAGGTAGGTTCTTTTTTATTTGTGCATGAGTTTATTTCGTTGCCACTGCACGCTCTGGAGCTATTTTTCGCCGTAACCATAACCGGCGGAGAACTTACCACTGGTTTCGATCCGGAGTTGGAACCACATAATCAATTAATAGCGGAAGTAGCTTTTAAAAGTTTACCCGATATCCAGGAATTACCACCCGATCAATTACACCAGGTTCTCCAAGGCTTACACAGCCTCGATGACTTATACCGGAAAGGTTTTAGTAGTTGCATTCCATAA
- a CDS encoding ATP-dependent DNA helicase: protein MRPEEALLKNFPFEPTTDQAQLFKKLDIFISSRTPNKEVFMLKGFAGTGKTTVLTSLVKILNTFGYKYVLLAPTGRAAKVMSSYSKKQASTIHKKIYRQKNNPYSEGLSFTRQPNKLNNTVFIVDEASMISDEKAFGDNGLLQDLMSYVFEGSNNKLLLIGDTAQLPPVSQTISPSLDAAYLKANFRCEVYEIELRQVMRQAQQSGILMNATSLREQLRQPEPQLKMRTRPYKDLYRMTGEKLEDGLRYAYDKFGIENTTVICRSNKNANMYNQHIRRQIFFSEDEIGVSDYLMIVRNNYYWLDKDSEIGFMANGDFVEVTKIIRYEDMYGFRFADVRIRFVDYPDEAELEVKIMLDTLYTEAPALPNDRSKELYQEVLKDYSDLGTKQERSKQLKKNPYLNALQVKFAYALTCHKAQGGQWDAVFVDHGYLKEEITGTDFARWLYTAVTRAATELYLVNFNQQLFGD, encoded by the coding sequence ATGCGTCCGGAAGAAGCCTTACTCAAAAACTTTCCGTTCGAACCAACTACCGATCAGGCCCAACTTTTTAAAAAATTAGATATTTTTATTTCAAGTCGTACCCCAAACAAAGAAGTTTTTATGCTGAAAGGTTTTGCTGGTACCGGCAAAACTACGGTATTAACTTCTTTGGTGAAGATATTAAATACTTTTGGGTATAAATACGTGTTACTGGCCCCAACCGGACGGGCGGCTAAGGTAATGTCGTCGTATTCCAAAAAGCAAGCATCTACCATCCATAAAAAAATCTATCGTCAGAAAAACAATCCGTACTCCGAAGGTTTGTCTTTTACCCGGCAACCCAATAAATTAAACAATACCGTCTTTATTGTGGATGAAGCTTCCATGATTTCGGACGAAAAAGCTTTTGGCGATAACGGCCTGTTACAGGATTTAATGAGCTATGTATTTGAAGGAAGCAATAACAAACTATTGCTTATTGGCGATACGGCGCAGTTGCCCCCCGTTAGCCAAACCATTAGTCCGTCTTTAGATGCGGCTTATCTGAAAGCTAATTTCCGGTGCGAGGTGTACGAAATAGAATTACGCCAGGTAATGCGCCAGGCCCAGCAATCGGGCATTTTAATGAATGCCACCAGTTTACGCGAACAACTCCGCCAGCCCGAGCCCCAATTGAAAATGCGTACCCGGCCTTACAAAGATTTGTACCGCATGACCGGCGAGAAACTGGAAGATGGTTTACGGTATGCGTACGATAAATTCGGGATTGAAAATACCACGGTTATTTGCCGCTCCAACAAAAATGCGAATATGTATAACCAGCATATCCGACGGCAAATCTTTTTCTCGGAAGATGAAATTGGCGTAAGTGATTACCTGATGATAGTCCGGAATAATTATTATTGGCTTGATAAAGATTCGGAGATTGGTTTTATGGCTAACGGTGATTTTGTGGAGGTAACCAAAATTATTCGTTACGAAGACATGTACGGCTTCCGGTTTGCCGATGTCCGGATCCGGTTTGTAGATTATCCGGACGAAGCCGAGCTGGAAGTAAAAATTATGCTCGACACGCTCTACACCGAAGCACCCGCTTTACCTAATGATAGAAGCAAAGAATTGTACCAGGAAGTACTGAAGGATTACTCCGATTTAGGTACGAAGCAGGAACGAAGTAAACAATTGAAAAAGAACCCGTATTTAAATGCTTTACAAGTAAAATTTGCCTATGCCCTTACCTGCCATAAAGCCCAGGGCGGGCAATGGGATGCGGTTTTTGTGGATCACGGTTACTTAAAAGAAGAGATTACCGGCACTGATTTTGCAAGATGGCTATACACCGCCGTAACCCGGGCCGCCACCGAGTTGTACCTGGTAAATTTTAATCAGCAACTATTTGGCGATTAA
- a CDS encoding DUF1573 domain-containing protein, producing MKKLVYLALSLTLGVSVANAQTTAPVAASKVVTNGPAISFAETKHDFGNIKQGDVVEYTFNFKNTGNQPLLISDVGVTCGCTATDFSKEPVAPGKSGYVKAKFNSAYKSGMQNKIITVKSNATAGDAQVAIITNVIVPTEASAKPADAKKN from the coding sequence ATGAAAAAATTAGTTTATTTAGCATTAAGCCTGACTTTAGGGGTTTCAGTAGCTAATGCGCAAACTACTGCTCCGGTTGCGGCTAGTAAAGTAGTAACCAACGGTCCGGCCATTTCTTTTGCCGAAACAAAACACGATTTTGGCAATATTAAGCAGGGTGATGTGGTAGAATATACCTTTAATTTTAAAAATACAGGCAACCAGCCTCTTCTAATTTCGGATGTAGGCGTAACCTGTGGTTGCACCGCTACTGATTTTTCAAAAGAGCCAGTTGCGCCAGGTAAATCAGGTTATGTAAAAGCTAAATTTAATTCGGCTTACAAATCCGGTATGCAAAATAAAATTATTACGGTAAAATCAAATGCTACGGCCGGTGATGCGCAAGTGGCTATTATTACCAACGTAATTGTTCCTACCGAAGCCTCGGCGAAACCCGCTGATGCTAAAAAGAACTAG
- a CDS encoding DUF423 domain-containing protein: MNYKQSLLIAALLGAITVAIGAFGAHALRPGLEAAGRLDTFETGVKYQMYHTLAIFLTGLLQIQRPHKLLNRASLFFLLGILIFSGSLYTLSLSGITKLGAFAPIGGVLLIVGWICLAFSIAKLPDSAN, from the coding sequence ATGAATTATAAACAAAGCTTATTAATCGCAGCCCTACTGGGTGCAATTACCGTAGCCATTGGGGCTTTTGGGGCACATGCTTTACGACCAGGCTTGGAAGCAGCTGGCCGACTAGACACTTTTGAAACCGGTGTTAAATACCAGATGTATCATACCTTGGCTATTTTCTTAACCGGTCTATTGCAAATTCAACGGCCACATAAATTATTGAATCGGGCCAGTTTATTCTTTCTGTTAGGCATTCTTATTTTTTCAGGATCGTTGTATACCTTAAGTTTAAGCGGTATCACCAAGTTAGGGGCCTTTGCTCCCATTGGTGGCGTTTTGTTGATTGTTGGTTGGATATGTTTAGCCTTCAGCATTGCCAAACTTCCGGATTCAGCTAATTAA